A genomic segment from Vagococcus zengguangii encodes:
- a CDS encoding LysM peptidoglycan-binding domain-containing protein yields the protein MKFSKLVLGMAGLVTFGLGMNSVDAAEVSHTIKSGETLSTIAQEYFGDASYYNTIAAANNIADANMIFVGETLVFDTEAGFVQAAPVAQVEAIQTVVESQPVQTAPVQETQPAASSYTSNASGSEAEAKSWIAFKESTNNYNARNGQYVGKYQLTDSYLNGDYSPENQERVADNYVSSRYGSWQAAKNFWLANGWY from the coding sequence ATGAAATTTTCTAAATTAGTTTTAGGTATGGCAGGATTAGTTACTTTTGGATTAGGGATGAATAGTGTTGACGCAGCAGAAGTTTCACATACAATCAAATCAGGTGAAACATTATCAACTATTGCGCAAGAGTACTTTGGTGATGCTTCTTACTATAATACAATTGCAGCGGCAAATAATATCGCTGATGCTAACATGATTTTTGTAGGTGAAACATTAGTATTTGATACTGAAGCTGGTTTTGTTCAAGCAGCTCCAGTTGCACAAGTTGAAGCAATTCAAACAGTTGTAGAATCACAACCTGTTCAAACAGCTCCAGTACAAGAAACGCAACCAGCAGCATCAAGCTACACTTCAAACGCTTCAGGTTCTGAAGCAGAAGCGAAGTCTTGGATTGCTTTTAAAGAGTCAACAAACAACTACAATGCTCGTAACGGTCAATATGTTGGTAAATATCAATTAACTGATAGCTATTTAAACGGTGACTACTCACCAGAAAACCAAGAACGTGTTGCTGATAACTATGTATCATCTCGTTATGGTTCATGGCAAGCAGCTAAAAACTTCTGGTTAGCTAACGGTTGGTACTAA
- the queG gene encoding tRNA epoxyqueuosine(34) reductase QueG, whose amino-acid sequence MNQALKERIIAESKQLGIDKIGFTDASSFAHLKTSLEEQKAAGHTTGFEHPIIEERLYPDKIFEQPQSIISIALAYPTKIKEKPGITRGERRGSFARASWGIDYHNILRDRMNKLITFIKEVAEDDTELTFKPMVDTGELIDVAVAQRAGLGFIGKNGLLITEEFGSYVYLGEIITNIPFEPDTPIENQCGECTKCIDACPTGALLGDGRMNAQLCLSYQTQTRGMMPEEFRSKIRTVIYGCDICQQVCPFNKGKDAHFHEEMEPDPEVVTPLLKPLLTISNKEFKTKFGYLAGSWRGKKPIQRNAIIALGNARQKSALPDLLQVIEVDPRPDIRATAVWSVGKIVGTQPNPELYAFFEDLLADEEAPEMIEELTKVIKKWQ is encoded by the coding sequence ATGAATCAAGCATTGAAAGAACGAATTATCGCTGAAAGTAAACAACTAGGTATTGATAAAATCGGTTTTACTGACGCCTCATCATTCGCACATTTAAAAACTAGTCTGGAAGAGCAAAAGGCTGCCGGACACACCACCGGATTTGAACACCCTATAATAGAAGAAAGACTCTATCCTGATAAGATTTTTGAACAACCACAGTCGATTATTTCAATTGCTTTAGCCTATCCAACGAAGATTAAGGAGAAACCTGGCATTACGCGTGGAGAACGTCGAGGAAGCTTTGCGCGCGCCTCGTGGGGCATTGACTACCACAATATTTTGCGCGATCGTATGAATAAGTTAATTACTTTTATTAAAGAAGTTGCAGAAGATGATACGGAGTTAACGTTTAAGCCAATGGTTGATACCGGTGAATTGATTGATGTTGCAGTAGCGCAACGAGCAGGGCTGGGATTTATCGGCAAAAATGGTTTACTTATTACGGAAGAATTTGGCTCGTACGTTTATCTAGGGGAAATCATTACGAATATCCCGTTTGAACCTGATACACCGATTGAGAATCAATGTGGCGAATGTACCAAATGTATCGATGCTTGTCCAACGGGCGCTTTATTAGGGGACGGTCGGATGAATGCCCAGTTATGTTTGTCCTATCAAACGCAAACGCGCGGTATGATGCCGGAAGAATTTCGTTCAAAAATTCGCACAGTCATTTACGGTTGCGATATTTGCCAGCAAGTGTGTCCGTTTAATAAAGGCAAAGATGCTCATTTTCATGAGGAAATGGAACCAGATCCGGAAGTGGTGACGCCGTTATTAAAACCATTACTGACCATTTCTAACAAAGAATTTAAAACAAAGTTTGGTTATTTAGCGGGTTCATGGCGTGGCAAAAAGCCTATTCAACGCAATGCCATCATTGCGCTAGGCAATGCACGTCAAAAATCAGCTTTACCAGATTTACTACAAGTGATTGAAGTCGATCCTCGTCCGGATATTCGCGCAACGGCTGTGTGGTCGGTCGGAAAAATTGTCGGAACTCAGCCTAATCCTGAGCTTTACGCCTTTTTTGAAGATTTATTAGCCGATGAGGAGGCACCAGAAATGATAGAAGAATTGACAAAAGTGATCAAAAAGTGGCAGTAA
- a CDS encoding methylated-DNA--[protein]-cysteine S-methyltransferase: MNVLYYDDLKVKNYQVYLLVSSRGWVAISAFDEPKDAFLSRYAAYDCRLSKQILAPYQRELAEYFEGSRQMFSLPIDLLGEGTAFQLEVWQALQGIPYGHTTSYSQIAQMIRRPNAVRAVGTAIGHNPLRIVIPCHRVLRSDGGMGGYNGGIEMKRTLLALEGVRC; encoded by the coding sequence ATGAACGTTTTGTATTATGATGACTTAAAAGTTAAAAATTATCAGGTTTATTTATTAGTTAGCTCACGAGGTTGGGTCGCTATTAGTGCGTTTGACGAACCAAAAGATGCCTTTTTGTCCCGGTATGCAGCATATGATTGTCGCTTATCTAAACAAATCCTAGCGCCTTATCAGCGTGAACTAGCTGAGTATTTTGAAGGATCTCGTCAAATGTTTTCACTTCCGATTGACTTATTAGGAGAAGGGACAGCCTTTCAACTTGAAGTATGGCAAGCCCTTCAAGGAATTCCTTATGGTCACACAACTTCTTACAGTCAGATTGCTCAAATGATTAGACGTCCTAATGCAGTTCGTGCTGTGGGCACAGCTATTGGACATAACCCTTTAAGAATTGTAATTCCTTGTCATAGGGTGTTACGTTCAGATGGAGGCATGGGTGGGTATAACGGTGGTATTGAGATGAAAAGGACATTGCTAGCGCTTGAAGGTGTTAGATGTTAG
- a CDS encoding helix-turn-helix domain-containing protein has protein sequence MVAIGERIKKFRQEKELTQQALAEKLHVSRSAISNWEIGRNYPDLDVVILLSDVLAVSLDDLLREDQVMVKEVSQEQRKNKQRKWRLRMVSILLAVFVGLTGWLWYQEVGSVHQYISPIMSTRIAINSTSNEETIAVFEGKSYLEFTNRRWQQTLVNDASSSGSMNVAIYDQHNQMIKQFLLEAGQEQKLAELEKNTRYKVVISATEGDYWLNIY, from the coding sequence ATGGTCGCAATTGGTGAAAGAATAAAAAAATTTAGACAAGAAAAAGAATTAACGCAACAAGCATTAGCTGAAAAATTACATGTTTCAAGATCAGCTATTTCAAACTGGGAAATCGGTCGAAATTATCCAGATTTGGATGTGGTAATTTTACTAAGCGACGTACTGGCAGTCTCCTTAGATGATTTGTTAAGGGAGGACCAAGTGATGGTTAAAGAAGTGAGTCAGGAACAGAGAAAGAACAAGCAAAGAAAATGGCGACTACGAATGGTTTCAATTTTATTAGCAGTGTTTGTAGGTTTGACAGGATGGTTATGGTATCAAGAAGTAGGCAGTGTTCATCAGTACATTTCGCCAATTATGTCTACGAGAATAGCAATCAATTCAACCTCGAACGAAGAAACAATCGCTGTTTTTGAAGGCAAATCGTATTTAGAGTTTACTAATCGACGTTGGCAACAAACTTTAGTGAATGATGCGAGTAGTAGTGGATCAATGAACGTGGCGATTTATGATCAGCACAATCAAATGATAAAACAGTTTCTATTAGAAGCTGGTCAGGAACAAAAACTAGCGGAGTTAGAAAAGAATACACGTTATAAAGTTGTGATATCTGCCACTGAAGGTGATTATTGGCTCAATATTTATTAG
- a CDS encoding YhcH/YjgK/YiaL family protein produces the protein MDRYFVKDHHTLEKLAHFWPKIVELIEEIKVGHYSNGSHELSEGLTMNIFGYETNNQEERLFEVHQENIDIHVVLAGMEQVQLLMPGNYAEVVYDLSTDSATFQEVSDEKISCVIGDILVIDTEIAHKTGIMLEEKQAIKKVVFKLKV, from the coding sequence ATGGATAGATACTTTGTAAAAGACCATCATACTTTAGAAAAGTTGGCACACTTTTGGCCAAAGATTGTCGAACTTATTGAAGAAATTAAAGTAGGTCATTATTCAAATGGATCGCATGAGTTGTCTGAAGGATTAACGATGAATATATTTGGTTATGAAACAAATAATCAAGAGGAAAGGTTGTTTGAAGTCCATCAAGAAAATATAGACATTCATGTAGTGTTAGCTGGGATGGAACAAGTTCAGTTGTTAATGCCGGGTAATTATGCTGAAGTTGTTTATGATTTATCAACGGACTCGGCTACCTTCCAAGAAGTAAGTGACGAAAAAATCTCGTGTGTTATTGGTGATATCTTGGTAATCGATACCGAAATTGCTCATAAAACAGGCATCATGCTGGAAGAAAAACAAGCAATAAAAAAAGTAGTATTTAAATTAAAGGTGTAG
- a CDS encoding N-acetylmannosamine-6-phosphate 2-epimerase — protein sequence MESDVLKKIKGGLIVSCQALKEEPLHSSFIMSRMAKAAVMSGAIGIRANSVVDIQAIKDTVSVPVIGILKNVYEGCSIFITPTLKEVRRICATGAEIVAMDATTRSRPNGEQLPEIIKVIREEYPTTLLMADCATLEDVEYALSLGFDIIGTTLYGYTEDTQGCDISDDDFKHLKDVLEMVDRPVIAEGKIDTPEKAKRVLELGCWSVVTGGAITRPQEIAKKFVDAINN from the coding sequence ATGGAAAGTGATGTGTTGAAAAAAATTAAAGGTGGTTTAATTGTTTCTTGCCAGGCGTTAAAGGAAGAACCGTTGCATAGTTCTTTTATTATGTCACGTATGGCGAAAGCAGCGGTTATGTCGGGGGCTATTGGAATTAGAGCAAATTCAGTTGTAGATATTCAAGCAATTAAAGATACGGTTTCAGTACCGGTGATTGGAATATTGAAAAATGTTTATGAAGGATGCAGTATTTTTATCACCCCAACACTAAAAGAGGTTAGAAGAATCTGTGCAACGGGAGCGGAAATTGTTGCAATGGATGCAACTACTAGATCTCGACCAAACGGGGAACAATTACCAGAAATCATCAAGGTAATTCGTGAAGAATACCCAACAACGTTACTAATGGCTGATTGTGCAACGTTAGAGGACGTTGAATATGCTTTGTCACTAGGTTTTGATATTATCGGCACAACGTTGTACGGCTATACTGAGGATACGCAAGGGTGTGATATTAGTGATGATGACTTTAAACACTTAAAAGACGTTTTAGAGATGGTTGATCGCCCAGTTATTGCTGAAGGGAAAATTGATACACCTGAAAAGGCAAAACGAGTGTTGGAATTAGGTTGTTGGAGTGTCGTGACTGGTGGGGCTATTACGCGACCACAAGAAATCGCTAAAAAATTTGTAGATGCTATAAATAATTAA
- a CDS encoding acetylxylan esterase, which produces MINYENYLGMHQPPEDFDLFWKEICQQLDEVLPEYTLTIKNEKLPFVACYELVFKSHDDSLIYSKLVVPTGLEKCPLVIKFHGYQGQSSDWSEAFKFTAAGIGVVMMDVRGQSGYSHDNGIHKYNTVKGQIVRGMKEGANSLAYVDIYKDVYLLVNVVSQLSWVDMEHVYTWGESQGGALALIAAALSDKVKKTFSVYPFLSDFGQVIKVANQTEPYDELFRYFKFHDPMYDSYNEVISTLGYIDVKNFAHLIKGQVTMLCGLKDEICLPETQYAIYNRLTTSDKEMLVFPEYGHEAINVKYPDKVFEWAANIKMD; this is translated from the coding sequence GTGATTAATTATGAAAATTATTTAGGGATGCATCAACCGCCTGAGGATTTTGATCTATTTTGGAAAGAAATATGTCAGCAGTTGGATGAAGTGTTACCTGAATATACATTAACAATTAAAAATGAAAAGTTACCATTTGTTGCGTGTTATGAGTTGGTTTTTAAGTCACACGACGATTCGTTAATTTATTCTAAGTTAGTTGTTCCAACAGGATTAGAGAAGTGTCCGTTAGTCATTAAGTTTCATGGCTATCAAGGTCAGTCATCTGATTGGTCAGAAGCATTCAAGTTTACGGCAGCAGGTATAGGTGTGGTAATGATGGATGTTAGGGGACAGTCTGGTTATTCTCACGATAATGGCATCCATAAATATAATACTGTTAAAGGTCAAATAGTAAGAGGGATGAAAGAAGGGGCTAATTCATTAGCCTATGTAGATATATACAAAGACGTTTATTTGCTCGTTAATGTAGTATCTCAATTATCATGGGTAGATATGGAACACGTCTATACCTGGGGAGAATCACAAGGTGGCGCATTAGCCTTAATCGCTGCTGCCTTATCTGATAAAGTAAAAAAAACATTTAGTGTCTATCCGTTTTTATCAGACTTTGGTCAAGTTATTAAAGTCGCTAATCAAACCGAACCTTATGATGAATTATTTAGATATTTCAAGTTTCATGACCCAATGTATGACAGTTACAACGAAGTAATATCAACGTTAGGATACATTGATGTTAAAAACTTTGCTCACCTAATTAAGGGCCAAGTTACCATGTTATGTGGGTTAAAAGATGAGATTTGTTTACCTGAAACACAGTATGCAATATATAATCGTTTAACAACATCGGATAAAGAAATGTTGGTTTTTCCCGAGTATGGTCATGAAGCAATCAATGTAAAGTACCCGGATAAAGTATTTGAATGGGCAGCGAATATAAAAATGGATTAG
- a CDS encoding carbohydrate ABC transporter permease, whose product MENSIDLKKEKTKKKYRGIENPWSGYLFIAPQLILFLLFILYPVIEGFRMSLFQSNYVSETFVGLDNYIYLFKDPVFLKSIANTIFFVVAIVALTIAFGLFVATAVFDKSAKYVSFIRGSFYLPVMVSMVVMSMVWNFLLNPANGLIAYLLGNLGFENVNLLGDKFWVMPVIIFVTFVGNVGQAIILYIASMIGIPADYFEAAEIDGATRWQRITKILIPLVKPTTLYLTVINIIAVLKIFVVIQLLTGGGPNNSSVTMMYYLYQNAFVYNNTGIAAAVGVLMFIVALLLSLPQFKTFGKQK is encoded by the coding sequence ATGGAAAATAGTATAGACTTAAAAAAAGAAAAGACTAAAAAGAAGTATAGAGGAATAGAAAATCCTTGGTCGGGTTATTTATTTATTGCACCACAACTTATTTTATTTTTATTGTTCATTCTTTATCCAGTAATTGAAGGATTTAGAATGAGTTTATTTCAATCGAATTATGTGAGTGAAACATTTGTTGGTTTAGATAATTACATTTATCTTTTTAAAGATCCTGTATTCTTAAAGTCCATTGCTAATACGATTTTCTTTGTGGTTGCGATAGTTGCATTAACCATTGCCTTTGGTTTATTTGTGGCAACAGCGGTTTTTGATAAAAGCGCAAAGTATGTCTCATTTATTCGTGGTAGTTTTTATTTACCAGTAATGGTTTCAATGGTTGTAATGAGTATGGTATGGAACTTTTTATTGAATCCAGCTAATGGTTTAATTGCCTATTTATTAGGCAACCTTGGTTTTGAAAACGTTAACTTATTAGGTGATAAATTTTGGGTTATGCCAGTGATTATTTTTGTGACATTTGTAGGAAATGTCGGACAGGCTATTATTTTGTATATTGCATCAATGATTGGAATTCCAGCTGATTATTTTGAAGCAGCTGAAATTGATGGAGCAACTAGATGGCAACGAATCACTAAGATTTTAATTCCTTTAGTAAAACCAACAACTTTATATTTAACGGTTATCAATATTATTGCGGTATTAAAGATTTTCGTTGTTATTCAATTATTAACAGGTGGCGGACCCAATAATTCATCTGTCACTATGATGTATTACTTATACCAAAATGCCTTTGTTTACAACAACACAGGTATCGCAGCAGCGGTTGGGGTCTTAATGTTTATCGTGGCGTTACTATTATCATTACCTCAATTTAAAACGTTTGGAAAACAAAAATAA
- the udk gene encoding uridine kinase, which yields MGDNKKRPVLIGVTGGSGSGKTSVSRKLLEAFTEEHSIVLFEQDSYYKDQSHLTFEERLETNYDHPLAFDTDLLIEHLNKLLNYEAIDKPIYDYDRHTRSEKVVHQEPKEVIIIEGILILEDERLRDLMDIKVYVDTEDDIRIIRRIKRDMEERGRTLDSVINQYLSVVKPMHHQFIEPTKKYADIIIPQGGENQVAVDLLTTKIATIIDKK from the coding sequence ATGGGAGACAATAAAAAAAGACCCGTATTAATAGGTGTAACTGGTGGATCAGGTAGTGGAAAAACAAGTGTTAGTCGTAAATTGTTAGAAGCATTTACAGAAGAACACTCAATTGTGTTGTTTGAACAAGATTCTTACTACAAAGATCAAAGCCATTTAACGTTTGAAGAACGTTTAGAAACAAACTATGATCATCCATTAGCGTTCGACACTGATTTATTAATTGAGCACTTAAATAAATTGTTGAATTACGAAGCGATTGATAAACCGATTTACGATTACGATCGTCACACACGTAGTGAAAAGGTTGTGCATCAAGAACCTAAAGAAGTGATTATTATTGAAGGAATTTTAATTCTTGAAGATGAACGTTTACGTGACTTAATGGATATTAAAGTCTACGTGGATACTGAAGATGACATTCGTATCATCCGTCGTATTAAACGCGACATGGAAGAACGCGGACGTACATTAGATTCAGTCATCAATCAATATTTATCAGTTGTAAAACCAATGCATCACCAATTTATCGAACCAACCAAGAAATATGCGGATATTATCATCCCACAAGGTGGCGAAAATCAAGTAGCGGTTGACTTACTAACAACTAAAATCGCCACGATTATTGATAAAAAATAA
- a CDS encoding ABC transporter substrate-binding protein, with amino-acid sequence MKLSKKILVGALLSSSLLVAAGCGKSGSSDKGDDEKVAVEVWLTPQWKGVYSADEDGADYDSFFKAAAEKYEKENPNVDISVQVIPGEQRSDKLSVAIQTKQLPDIFFDSSFALSEYAHMGVLEPLTDIIDDQTKSDISDAIWDNVTIGDDVYFYPFGHNPGTLVYNADMFKAAGLDQYIGDEHAIANWTPEDLQVITKKLKEANPDIAPMGLFAKNNQGDTWNMSYLRMFGNEFFGEDGKIVLNDASGVKALNYIDQLRKDGLTTAGAETLTSNDVNAMFQNQQVAISFTNSVLLNGVLADMENGKVQKFDARLANIPGETNPISFTYVTSSVVFNTGDDARTKAAKDFVKFFSSDEELVMASKNTLPVRESVISQLTAEMPYLAAYNENSEYLINFSNNTPGYAEIRNALFPELQALFTGDKTVEQALESFETNGNRIIEENQKKSVIVNK; translated from the coding sequence ATGAAGTTAAGCAAAAAAATTTTGGTAGGAGCATTATTATCTAGTAGTTTATTGGTCGCAGCAGGATGTGGGAAATCAGGTTCATCTGACAAAGGAGATGATGAAAAAGTAGCGGTAGAGGTTTGGTTAACACCACAATGGAAAGGGGTTTACAGCGCTGATGAAGATGGAGCAGATTATGATAGCTTCTTCAAAGCAGCTGCTGAAAAATATGAAAAAGAAAACCCTAATGTTGATATTAGTGTACAAGTTATTCCAGGTGAACAACGCTCAGATAAATTAAGTGTTGCGATTCAAACGAAACAATTACCAGATATTTTCTTCGATTCAAGTTTTGCTTTGAGCGAATACGCTCATATGGGTGTTTTAGAACCTTTAACTGATATTATTGATGATCAGACGAAGAGCGATATTTCTGATGCGATTTGGGATAATGTGACGATTGGTGATGATGTGTACTTCTATCCATTTGGGCATAACCCAGGTACATTAGTCTATAATGCTGATATGTTCAAGGCAGCAGGACTGGATCAGTATATTGGTGATGAGCATGCCATTGCTAATTGGACTCCTGAAGATTTACAAGTCATTACTAAAAAATTAAAAGAAGCAAATCCAGATATTGCACCAATGGGCTTGTTTGCTAAAAATAACCAAGGAGATACTTGGAACATGTCATACTTACGTATGTTTGGTAATGAGTTCTTCGGTGAAGACGGTAAGATTGTATTAAACGATGCATCAGGGGTTAAAGCGTTAAATTACATCGACCAATTAAGAAAAGATGGGTTAACAACAGCAGGTGCTGAAACGTTAACAAGTAACGATGTCAATGCGATGTTCCAAAATCAGCAAGTGGCAATCAGCTTTACTAATAGTGTTTTATTAAACGGTGTCTTGGCTGACATGGAAAATGGAAAAGTTCAAAAGTTTGATGCTCGTCTAGCAAATATTCCAGGTGAAACTAACCCAATTTCCTTCACTTATGTGACAAGTTCGGTTGTCTTCAACACAGGTGATGATGCTCGTACTAAAGCAGCTAAGGATTTTGTTAAATTCTTCTCTTCAGATGAAGAATTAGTAATGGCTTCTAAAAATACATTACCGGTTAGAGAATCTGTGATTTCTCAATTAACAGCTGAAATGCCTTACTTAGCAGCTTATAACGAAAATTCTGAATACTTAATTAATTTCTCAAATAATACACCAGGTTATGCTGAAATTAGAAATGCATTATTCCCAGAATTACAAGCCTTATTCACTGGCGATAAAACAGTTGAACAAGCGTTAGAATCATTTGAAACAAATGGTAATCGTATTATTGAAGAAAATCAGAAAAAATCAGTAATTGTAAATAAATAA
- a CDS encoding carbohydrate ABC transporter permease codes for MKLFKKLGRMEKSDLIVNIIVTILAICSLLPLFWLVTNSFKPSAEIYKMPPDILPKSLYLDNYKELFSNQPALRWTFNSFLVSFVTTGLSVILSAAAAYAFAKLKFKGKNIIFAIFIASLMIPKETFIVPLFKIIVAFDWVDTYQALIVPNLATCFGVFMLKSFFETIPDSIRESAKLDGANEFTIFFKLMLPIAKPGIGALFILNFVTFWNDYMWQLLMARSKGMNTLTVGVAGLMQEISPNMGLKVAGAAIAAMPMIVIFVLFQKYFTKGITAGAVKE; via the coding sequence ATGAAATTATTTAAGAAATTAGGACGAATGGAAAAATCCGACTTAATTGTTAATATTATCGTAACAATTTTAGCTATTTGTAGTTTGCTACCATTATTTTGGCTAGTTACTAATTCTTTTAAACCTTCTGCAGAAATCTATAAAATGCCGCCAGATATATTACCTAAATCACTTTACTTAGATAACTATAAGGAGTTATTTAGTAATCAACCTGCCTTACGTTGGACTTTTAATAGCTTTTTAGTTTCTTTTGTAACGACGGGATTAAGTGTTATTTTATCTGCAGCAGCAGCTTATGCGTTTGCTAAGTTGAAATTTAAAGGAAAAAACATTATCTTTGCGATATTTATTGCTTCTTTAATGATTCCTAAAGAAACATTTATTGTGCCACTGTTTAAAATTATTGTCGCGTTTGATTGGGTAGATACCTATCAAGCTCTAATTGTGCCTAACTTAGCAACCTGTTTCGGGGTGTTCATGCTTAAATCTTTCTTCGAAACGATACCTGATTCAATTCGTGAGTCAGCTAAATTAGATGGGGCTAATGAGTTTACTATTTTCTTCAAACTGATGTTACCGATTGCTAAGCCAGGTATTGGGGCGTTATTCATTCTAAATTTCGTTACATTCTGGAATGATTATATGTGGCAATTACTAATGGCACGTAGCAAAGGAATGAATACGCTTACGGTTGGTGTCGCTGGTTTAATGCAAGAAATCAGTCCTAACATGGGATTAAAAGTTGCTGGTGCGGCTATTGCAGCAATGCCAATGATTGTTATTTTTGTACTGTTCCAAAAATACTTTACTAAAGGAATTACAGCGGGTGCTGTGAAAGAATAA
- a CDS encoding ROK family protein, with translation MENILCIDIGGTSIKYAIYNDQGQEVRKFPAKDTNAKERLIIETIKELTDEVVAEYSLSGVAISSAGVIDSEKGEVIYSGYTIPNYMGTNFKQFFKEQYALDCEIENDVNAACLAEYYAGAARNAQSVVCLTIGTGVGGALMIDGHLVHGKGNTAGEIGYMLIGDRYFQDVSSTTFLVEYINQIQDETHYQNGMEIFEGYKNGDIHCEDAILTLINNLSVGLVNIMYLINPEVIALGGGIMEQKELLQPLIEEAIQNKLISEMFNKTEIKFAENKNSAGLIGAFHHYIHQR, from the coding sequence ATGGAAAATATATTATGCATCGACATAGGTGGGACATCTATTAAGTATGCAATATATAACGATCAAGGACAAGAAGTGAGAAAATTTCCTGCTAAGGATACCAATGCCAAAGAGCGTTTAATTATTGAAACTATCAAAGAATTGACGGATGAGGTTGTCGCTGAATATTCACTTTCGGGAGTAGCAATTTCTAGTGCAGGGGTTATTGATTCTGAAAAAGGTGAAGTAATCTATTCTGGTTACACTATTCCTAATTATATGGGAACTAATTTTAAACAATTTTTCAAGGAACAGTATGCATTGGATTGTGAAATTGAAAATGACGTGAATGCGGCTTGTTTAGCGGAATACTATGCAGGAGCTGCTCGTAATGCTCAAAGTGTAGTTTGCTTAACAATCGGAACAGGTGTCGGTGGTGCTTTAATGATTGATGGGCATCTAGTTCATGGTAAAGGCAATACGGCTGGTGAGATTGGTTATATGTTAATTGGTGATCGTTATTTCCAAGATGTCTCATCGACGACTTTTTTGGTGGAATACATTAATCAAATCCAAGACGAAACACATTATCAAAATGGCATGGAAATTTTTGAAGGATATAAAAACGGTGATATTCACTGTGAGGATGCTATACTAACATTAATCAATAATTTGAGTGTAGGTTTAGTGAATATTATGTATCTGATTAATCCTGAGGTTATTGCATTAGGTGGAGGTATTATGGAGCAAAAAGAATTGTTACAGCCTCTTATCGAAGAAGCAATTCAGAATAAATTAATTTCCGAAATGTTTAATAAAACCGAGATTAAATTTGCAGAAAATAAAAATAGTGCGGGATTGATAGGAGCATTTCACCATTACATTCATCAAAGATAA